One genomic region from Amycolatopsis sp. FBCC-B4732 encodes:
- a CDS encoding S8 family serine peptidase, with translation MLTAGAAALLAALGLVSPPAAGAAAASTPDAFTETAQQQIAALQAVKAGRTAVESKVDSKLLVAEKGVTKQLNALQSGVSAAGTVLVDVRASKVSPDLIAGLTKAGAGIRAVSDRYGSVRAEVPVAKVSEIAARGDVQRVEQADGAMTARELATPATTPGKAETKQQKADRIAGELQKAVSAKSQRSAAAAATLTSEGDRAHNADIARQQFGVTGVGVKACALSDGVDSLAASVAKGELPPDVDVIAGQEGDGDEGTAMLEIIHDLAPNAKLGFASAFNSDASFADNIRKLRFESHCDVIVDDVIYFKESPFQDWIIAQAVNDVTADGALYFSSAGNEGNVASGTAGHWEGDFVDSGKSVGKFAGTAHNFAGAAGNQIFEPISDASSAGVPVTLHWSDPIGHSANDYDLYLLNSAGAVVSFSQNVQDGTQDPFEILQTPAFGGTGLRLAVVKFSGANRYLSLSALRGRFSDSADGLKAFNTPGVTVGHSAARDAFSVAAAPAAKAFGRLLEPGDPANPAGPYPGAFSGATKAERFTSDGPRRVFYEADGTPITPGNVSSTGGEVRNKPEITAADGVTTSVTGFNPFFGTSAAAPHAAAIASLVLSGNPGLPPSEVREALINTAIDIETPGRDNFTGSGVILADKVLAYTGASPQPLAVAKQPTVTPADGGSALDPGDTAKVTLPVTNDGDGTAVSTSVVLTSPTPGVTIAPRSKSYGTISPGQTGVNDFTITVPASQQLGVPVVLNARVTFAGAHSPTTQTFSLPVGTPSPVAQDFAYTGAPVAIPDNSPVGASVTIPVTGVGRASKVTFSVDGTTCSTDPASTTVGLNHSYVGDLVGTLTAPSGAKATVFQRNGSSGKNLCKVVFADNAAAAFSTVTSANAPFTGTWRPTQSLTGGLTGAAADGTWTFGVVDAAGGDAGFIRSVALHINGFVQPPAAGAPSNVRGVTNNGPVHPL, from the coding sequence GTGCTCACCGCCGGAGCCGCGGCCCTGCTCGCCGCGCTCGGCTTGGTTTCCCCACCCGCGGCGGGGGCCGCCGCCGCGTCCACACCGGACGCCTTCACCGAGACCGCCCAGCAGCAGATCGCCGCGCTGCAGGCGGTCAAGGCGGGCCGCACCGCCGTCGAGTCCAAAGTGGACAGCAAGCTGCTCGTCGCCGAAAAGGGCGTCACCAAGCAGCTGAACGCGCTCCAGTCCGGCGTCTCCGCGGCCGGGACCGTCTTGGTCGACGTCCGCGCGAGCAAGGTCTCGCCGGACCTGATCGCCGGGCTCACCAAGGCCGGCGCGGGCATCCGCGCGGTGTCCGACCGCTACGGCAGCGTCCGGGCCGAAGTCCCGGTGGCGAAGGTCAGCGAGATCGCCGCCCGCGGCGACGTCCAGCGCGTCGAGCAGGCCGACGGGGCGATGACCGCCCGCGAGCTGGCCACCCCCGCGACCACCCCCGGCAAGGCGGAAACCAAGCAGCAGAAGGCCGACCGCATCGCCGGCGAGCTGCAGAAGGCCGTCAGCGCCAAGTCCCAGCGCAGCGCCGCCGCGGCCGCGACCCTCACCAGCGAGGGCGACCGCGCGCACAACGCCGACATCGCGCGCCAGCAGTTCGGCGTCACCGGCGTCGGCGTCAAGGCGTGCGCCCTGTCCGACGGCGTCGACTCCCTGGCCGCTTCGGTGGCCAAGGGCGAACTGCCGCCCGACGTCGACGTCATCGCCGGCCAGGAGGGCGACGGCGACGAGGGCACCGCGATGCTCGAGATCATCCACGACCTCGCGCCCAACGCGAAGCTGGGCTTCGCCTCCGCGTTCAACTCCGACGCCAGCTTCGCGGACAACATCCGCAAGCTGCGCTTCGAGTCGCACTGCGACGTCATCGTCGACGACGTCATCTACTTCAAGGAATCGCCGTTCCAGGACTGGATCATCGCCCAGGCCGTGAACGACGTGACCGCCGACGGCGCGCTGTACTTCTCCTCGGCCGGCAACGAGGGCAACGTCGCCAGCGGCACCGCCGGGCACTGGGAAGGCGACTTCGTCGACTCGGGCAAGTCGGTCGGCAAGTTCGCCGGCACCGCGCACAACTTCGCCGGCGCGGCGGGCAACCAGATCTTCGAGCCGATCTCGGACGCCTCTTCGGCGGGCGTCCCGGTGACGCTGCACTGGTCCGACCCGATCGGGCACTCGGCCAACGACTACGACCTCTACCTGCTCAACTCCGCGGGTGCCGTGGTCAGCTTCAGCCAGAACGTCCAGGACGGCACCCAGGACCCGTTCGAGATCCTGCAGACGCCGGCCTTCGGCGGCACCGGGCTGCGCCTGGCCGTCGTGAAGTTCTCCGGGGCGAACCGCTACCTGTCGCTGTCCGCGCTGCGCGGCCGGTTCTCCGACTCGGCGGACGGCCTCAAGGCCTTCAACACCCCGGGCGTGACGGTCGGCCACTCGGCCGCTCGGGACGCCTTCAGCGTCGCGGCGGCCCCGGCGGCCAAGGCGTTCGGCCGGCTCCTGGAGCCCGGTGACCCGGCCAACCCGGCCGGCCCGTACCCGGGCGCGTTCAGCGGCGCCACCAAGGCCGAGCGGTTCACCTCCGACGGCCCGCGCCGCGTGTTCTACGAAGCCGACGGCACGCCCATCACCCCGGGCAACGTGTCTTCGACCGGCGGCGAGGTCCGGAACAAGCCGGAGATCACCGCGGCCGACGGCGTCACCACCAGCGTGACCGGCTTCAACCCGTTCTTCGGCACTTCGGCCGCCGCACCGCACGCGGCCGCCATCGCCTCGCTCGTGCTGTCCGGCAACCCCGGGCTGCCCCCGTCCGAGGTCCGCGAAGCGCTGATCAACACCGCGATCGACATCGAAACCCCGGGCCGCGACAACTTCACCGGGTCCGGCGTCATCCTCGCGGACAAGGTGCTGGCCTACACCGGCGCCAGCCCGCAGCCGCTCGCGGTGGCCAAGCAGCCGACGGTCACCCCGGCCGACGGCGGCTCGGCGCTCGACCCGGGCGACACCGCCAAGGTGACGCTGCCGGTGACCAACGACGGTGACGGCACCGCGGTGTCCACCAGCGTCGTGCTCACCAGCCCGACCCCGGGTGTCACGATCGCGCCGCGGTCCAAGTCCTACGGCACCATCAGCCCGGGACAGACCGGCGTCAACGACTTCACCATCACCGTCCCGGCGAGCCAGCAGCTCGGCGTGCCGGTGGTGCTGAACGCCCGCGTCACCTTCGCCGGCGCGCACTCGCCGACGACGCAGACGTTCTCGCTCCCGGTCGGCACCCCGTCGCCGGTCGCGCAGGACTTCGCCTACACCGGCGCGCCGGTGGCGATCCCGGACAACAGCCCGGTCGGCGCGTCGGTGACCATCCCGGTCACCGGGGTCGGCCGCGCGTCCAAGGTGACGTTCTCCGTGGACGGCACCACGTGCAGCACCGACCCGGCCTCGACGACGGTGGGGCTGAACCACTCCTACGTCGGTGACCTGGTCGGCACGCTGACCGCGCCCTCGGGTGCGAAGGCGACGGTGTTCCAGCGCAACGGCAGCTCGGGCAAGAACCTGTGCAAGGTCGTCTTCGCCGACAACGCGGCGGCCGCGTTCAGCACGGTGACCTCGGCGAACGCGCCGTTCACCGGCACCTGGCGGCCGACGCAGTCCCTGACCGGCGGCCTGACCGGCGCGGCCGCGGACGGCACGTGGACGTTCGGCGTGGTGGACGCGGCGGGCGGCGACGCCGGCTTCATCCGCTCGGTCGCGCTGCACATCAACGGGTTCGTGCAGCCCCCGGCGGCCGGCGCGCCGTCGAACGTGCGGGGCGTGACGAACAACGGCCCGGTGCACCCGCTGTAA